One part of the Halopenitus persicus genome encodes these proteins:
- a CDS encoding DUF7287 family protein: MKQRASPPTGRRASPPTGRRAQTTLDFAIGASTFLIVVAFVVAFLPGMMAPFEDVDPTQAADRFADSLSGDVLGHPVDGNRLNETCTAAFFRQLHQDAPTGDDCRFDEGATTPAEALATDHAVNVTIEARSVGGSPPSLSYGGTPVTPAAGPVPDGGDTVTVARRIVLLEDGSGQRRTYRLVVRVW, from the coding sequence ATGAAGCAACGCGCATCCCCACCGACCGGCCGACGCGCATCCCCACCGACCGGCCGACGCGCACAGACCACGCTCGATTTCGCGATCGGTGCGAGCACCTTCCTCATCGTCGTGGCGTTCGTCGTCGCCTTCCTGCCGGGAATGATGGCGCCCTTCGAGGACGTCGATCCGACCCAGGCCGCCGACCGGTTCGCCGACTCGCTGTCCGGCGACGTGCTCGGGCATCCGGTCGACGGCAATCGGCTGAACGAAACGTGCACGGCCGCGTTCTTCCGGCAGCTGCACCAGGACGCCCCGACGGGCGACGACTGTCGATTCGACGAGGGAGCCACGACGCCCGCCGAGGCGCTCGCGACCGACCACGCGGTGAACGTGACGATCGAGGCCCGATCAGTCGGCGGATCCCCGCCGTCCCTGTCCTACGGGGGTACGCCCGTTACGCCGGCCGCCGGACCTGTCCCCGACGGGGGCGACACGGTGACCGTTGCACGCCGGATCGTCCTGCTCGAGGACGGATCCGGCCAGCGGCGAACCTACCGGCTGGTCGTGAGGGTGTGGT
- a CDS encoding type II secretion system F family protein: MSVSGPEGTATGTDLLGTAFYPVFRLLFDPDGDFVADVETKLTEARMTDTVELYVSKALAIGILTGLVLWVVGTFASYTAFAVGIVDPSAVRLGIPVPDPELAAFLRSLAVPTAVFIAGLVFGTIGFAIGFGSLLVIPYSRSSSRKREIDMLLADSVSFMYALSVGGLNQLEILRAMAAAEDTYGEVSREFQSIVNETEYFGTDYRNAIRQQSMETPSEELSQFLTDMLSIVNSGGDMERFLSDKKEKHLRTAKQQQEMTLETLELFGEMYMTLSLFPLLLIILLVIMGMMGDSDDRLLYATVYLLIPLTGVGFLVLVSTVKQDEPGDGYLRPADGSDRLETTSKEGLVHLGLVEGFVGRHAVFDRIKGREGTHKTLELLTKPHLFFKRNPLYTLVLTVPAALVLVANAVVSGIAPTTVDAWIARPVWSTVIWAYVPLYLTLVPLAFFHEWHERSRSAIVGKLSENLRKLSSANDTGQTLLESIRTVSETSSGKLADEFDVMYAKVNYGMSLREAFIEFNNKYHIPRLARTVKLISEAQEASSQITDVLTTAAQASENQDDIDRERKSRTRMQVAIILMTYVTLLGVMAILQTQFIDVMAQLVDSGGDAAASGNQAGEMNFGGGVNPELLSLLFFHAVTIQAILSGFISGYIRNADIISGVKFVIVLLSIALATWIYVG, from the coding sequence ATGAGCGTCTCGGGACCGGAGGGGACCGCGACCGGAACTGACCTTCTCGGGACCGCATTCTATCCCGTCTTTCGGCTGCTCTTCGACCCGGACGGCGATTTCGTCGCGGACGTCGAGACGAAGCTGACCGAGGCGCGGATGACGGACACCGTCGAGCTGTACGTCTCGAAGGCGCTCGCGATCGGGATCCTGACCGGGCTCGTGCTGTGGGTGGTCGGGACGTTCGCCAGCTACACGGCCTTCGCCGTCGGGATCGTGGATCCGAGCGCGGTTCGGCTCGGCATTCCGGTCCCGGACCCGGAGCTGGCGGCGTTCCTCCGATCGCTTGCGGTTCCGACGGCGGTGTTCATCGCCGGGCTCGTCTTCGGGACGATCGGGTTCGCGATCGGGTTCGGGAGTCTGCTGGTGATCCCGTACTCGCGGTCGTCGTCACGGAAGCGTGAGATCGATATGCTGCTCGCCGACTCGGTGTCGTTCATGTACGCGCTGTCGGTCGGGGGGCTCAATCAGCTCGAGATCCTCCGGGCGATGGCGGCCGCCGAGGACACCTACGGCGAGGTCTCAAGGGAGTTCCAGAGCATCGTCAACGAGACCGAGTACTTCGGGACCGACTATCGAAACGCCATCCGGCAGCAGTCGATGGAGACGCCCTCCGAGGAGCTCTCACAGTTTCTCACCGACATGCTCTCGATAGTCAACTCCGGCGGAGATATGGAGCGGTTCCTGAGCGATAAAAAGGAGAAGCACCTCCGAACGGCCAAACAGCAACAGGAGATGACCCTCGAGACGCTCGAGCTGTTCGGCGAGATGTACATGACGCTCTCGCTGTTCCCGCTGTTGCTCATCATCCTCCTCGTCATCATGGGAATGATGGGCGATTCCGACGACCGGCTGCTGTATGCGACCGTCTACCTGCTCATTCCGTTGACCGGCGTCGGGTTCCTCGTGCTGGTCTCGACGGTGAAACAGGACGAGCCCGGCGACGGCTACCTCCGGCCGGCCGACGGCAGCGACCGTCTCGAGACGACGAGCAAGGAGGGCCTGGTCCATCTCGGTCTCGTGGAAGGGTTCGTCGGTCGCCACGCGGTCTTCGACCGTATCAAGGGCCGCGAGGGGACCCACAAGACGTTGGAGCTGCTCACGAAGCCCCACCTGTTCTTCAAGCGGAACCCGCTGTACACCCTGGTGTTGACCGTTCCCGCCGCTCTGGTGCTGGTCGCGAACGCGGTCGTGAGCGGCATCGCGCCAACGACCGTCGACGCGTGGATCGCACGACCCGTCTGGAGCACCGTCATCTGGGCGTACGTTCCGCTGTATCTCACCCTGGTTCCGCTGGCGTTCTTCCACGAGTGGCACGAGCGCTCGCGGTCGGCGATCGTCGGGAAGCTCTCGGAGAACCTCCGGAAGCTCTCCTCGGCCAACGACACGGGCCAGACCCTGTTGGAGTCGATCCGGACGGTCTCGGAGACCTCCTCCGGAAAGCTCGCCGACGAGTTCGACGTGATGTACGCCAAGGTGAACTACGGGATGAGCCTCCGGGAGGCGTTCATCGAGTTCAACAACAAGTACCACATACCCCGGCTCGCCCGGACGGTCAAGCTGATATCGGAGGCCCAGGAGGCGTCCTCACAGATCACGGACGTGTTGACGACCGCCGCGCAGGCGTCCGAAAACCAGGACGACATCGACCGCGAGCGGAAGTCGCGCACCCGGATGCAGGTGGCGATCATCCTGATGACCTACGTGACCCTGCTCGGCGTGATGGCGATCCTCCAAACGCAGTTCATCGACGTGATGGCCCAGCTCGTCGACTCCGGCGGCGACGCCGCAGCGAGCGGCAACCAAGCCGGGGAGATGAACTTCGGCGGCGGCGTCAACCCCGAACTCCTGTCGCTGTTGTTCTTCCACGCCGTGACCATCCAGGCGATCCTCTCGGGATTCATCAGCGGCTACATCCGCAACGCCGACATCATCTCCGGCGTCAAGTTCGTGATCGTGTTGTTGAGCATCGCCCTCGCGACGTGGATCTACGTGGGGTGA
- a CDS encoding type II/IV secretion system ATPase subunit codes for MAENADGEPDPPDAERDRTELGSVDGSGSAPANESGSAPANGSGIDPAALSDRIAAAATVGETLRDRCAERYDLDSVPVAKGYYTWEDYKHEYVYDGRGEPPTGADGDPDPFDSAAALGFDPDATETFLSAGAGLAAHLSNAVEERTVSVADDIDEDAFFATDEGTTTLVNRYDLEKAVPTAKKSHFREVERYWVNKPYAFVILFHSTKENEKKYYAIQPHRTEIETEINDYLTGKLRTSIKYADEAISGGDEAERKAVIADETYRLLDRYDLYSRESDASPVGAAFDRFGFEPSDGIAGRIAQALGYDARDSGDYDTLEGIAARPEPAVLEEDAETLSEYQVEKLLYYLKRDFIGYERIDPIKYDINVEDVSCDGYDSPVFVYHSEYEQLITNVHHGTTELDDFVVKLAQRSGKGISKRSPQVDCTLPDGSRAQLTLGTEVSDHGTNYTIRQFKDVPFTPVDLVNWNTFSLEEMAFLWLCIENHKSLIFAGGTASGKTTSLNAVSLFIPSNSKIVSIEDTREVELPQRNWIASVTRPSFSDDDKGDVDEFDLLEAALRQRPDYIVMGEIRGEEGRTAFQVMSTGHTTYTTFHADSVGEVLKRFTTDPINVSKTMFTALDLVSVQSSTRVKGRKVRRNKSLTEINHYDAENDEINVQDVFQWQAETDEFLRMGESSTLEEIIFDRGWDRETLDAELFKRRVVLAYLIDRGLNTYAEVAATFQAFINDPETILALMATDGLRSSLEDLREMESVQINVDPETEAMVPRPDPDEDGRTEAAEILADAEDLFAEYRGTVPDSVADALVDVPAASDVEAEPAADRSTLQSIAAAAGSTDGRSGDDEPGKGHSGEIGSVTGAGSPTASDDPAEPAAAAASRSDDGPDGSLTLRNPTQPMEPQATDERDRDGAEPGNPGDPDEPSDRGKTSDAEGDESEDAADAGDAGEEESEDAADAGDAEIDMDEWGFGSIEDGGSRE; via the coding sequence ATGGCTGAGAACGCCGACGGCGAACCGGATCCGCCGGATGCCGAGCGAGATCGAACTGAACTCGGTTCGGTGGACGGCTCCGGTTCCGCCCCGGCGAACGAGTCCGGTTCCGCCCCGGCGAACGGGTCCGGGATCGACCCCGCGGCCCTCTCGGACCGGATCGCGGCCGCGGCCACCGTCGGTGAGACGCTCCGCGACCGGTGTGCGGAGCGGTACGACCTCGATTCGGTGCCGGTCGCGAAAGGGTATTACACCTGGGAGGACTACAAGCACGAATACGTTTATGACGGCCGCGGCGAGCCGCCGACCGGCGCGGACGGTGATCCCGACCCGTTCGATTCGGCGGCAGCGCTCGGCTTCGACCCCGACGCGACCGAGACCTTTCTGTCGGCCGGCGCCGGGCTCGCGGCCCACCTCTCGAACGCGGTCGAGGAGCGAACGGTGAGCGTCGCCGACGACATCGACGAGGACGCGTTCTTCGCGACCGACGAGGGGACGACGACGCTCGTCAACCGGTACGACCTGGAGAAGGCGGTGCCGACGGCGAAGAAATCACATTTCCGGGAGGTCGAGCGCTACTGGGTGAACAAGCCGTACGCGTTCGTGATACTCTTTCACTCGACGAAGGAGAACGAGAAGAAGTACTACGCGATCCAGCCCCACCGAACCGAGATCGAGACGGAGATCAACGACTACCTCACCGGCAAGCTACGCACGTCGATCAAGTACGCCGACGAGGCGATCTCCGGCGGCGACGAGGCGGAGCGGAAGGCAGTGATCGCCGATGAGACCTACCGGCTGCTCGACCGGTACGACCTCTACTCGCGCGAGTCGGATGCGAGCCCCGTCGGGGCGGCGTTCGACCGGTTCGGATTCGAGCCGAGCGACGGGATCGCGGGACGGATCGCGCAGGCGCTCGGCTACGACGCCCGTGACTCCGGCGACTACGATACGCTCGAGGGCATCGCCGCGCGCCCGGAGCCGGCCGTTCTCGAGGAGGACGCCGAAACGCTCTCCGAGTACCAGGTCGAGAAGCTGCTGTATTATCTCAAGCGTGACTTCATCGGCTACGAGCGGATCGACCCGATAAAGTACGACATCAACGTCGAGGACGTCTCCTGTGACGGATACGACTCCCCGGTGTTCGTCTACCACTCCGAGTACGAACAGCTCATCACGAACGTCCATCACGGGACGACGGAACTCGACGACTTCGTCGTGAAGCTCGCCCAGCGATCCGGAAAGGGGATCTCCAAGCGGTCGCCGCAGGTCGACTGTACGCTGCCGGACGGCTCGCGGGCACAGCTCACCCTCGGAACCGAGGTCTCCGACCACGGGACGAACTACACCATCCGGCAGTTCAAGGACGTCCCGTTCACGCCGGTCGACCTCGTCAACTGGAACACGTTCTCGCTGGAGGAGATGGCCTTCCTGTGGCTCTGCATCGAGAACCACAAGTCGCTCATCTTCGCGGGCGGGACTGCCTCCGGGAAGACGACGAGCCTGAACGCGGTCTCGCTGTTCATCCCCTCGAACTCGAAGATCGTCTCGATCGAGGACACCCGCGAGGTCGAGCTGCCCCAGCGCAACTGGATCGCCTCCGTCACCCGGCCCTCCTTCAGCGACGACGACAAGGGCGACGTCGACGAATTCGACCTGCTCGAGGCCGCGCTCCGGCAGCGCCCCGACTACATCGTGATGGGCGAGATCCGTGGCGAGGAGGGACGGACGGCCTTCCAGGTGATGTCGACCGGTCACACGACCTACACGACCTTCCACGCCGACTCGGTCGGTGAGGTGCTCAAGCGGTTCACCACCGACCCGATCAACGTCTCGAAGACGATGTTCACGGCGCTGGATCTGGTCTCCGTCCAGTCCTCGACGCGCGTGAAGGGCCGGAAGGTCAGGCGGAACAAGTCGCTCACCGAGATCAACCACTACGACGCCGAGAACGACGAGATAAACGTGCAGGACGTCTTCCAGTGGCAGGCTGAGACCGACGAGTTCCTCCGGATGGGGGAATCGAGCACCCTCGAGGAGATCATCTTCGACCGCGGATGGGACCGGGAGACGCTGGACGCGGAGCTGTTCAAACGCCGCGTCGTGCTTGCGTACCTCATCGACCGCGGGCTCAACACCTACGCGGAGGTGGCGGCGACGTTTCAGGCGTTCATCAACGACCCCGAGACGATCCTCGCATTGATGGCCACCGACGGCCTGCGCAGCTCGCTCGAGGACCTCCGCGAGATGGAGTCGGTTCAGATCAACGTCGACCCCGAGACCGAGGCGATGGTGCCGCGTCCCGATCCGGACGAGGACGGGCGGACGGAGGCCGCGGAGATCCTCGCCGACGCGGAGGACCTGTTCGCGGAGTATCGCGGCACCGTCCCCGATTCGGTCGCGGACGCACTCGTCGACGTTCCCGCCGCGTCCGACGTCGAGGCGGAACCGGCCGCCGACCGGTCGACGCTGCAGTCCATCGCCGCCGCAGCCGGGTCGACGGACGGCCGATCCGGGGATGACGAACCCGGGAAGGGCCACTCCGGAGAGATCGGATCCGTGACCGGGGCGGGCAGCCCGACGGCGTCCGACGATCCTGCAGAGCCCGCCGCGGCTGCGGCCTCCAGGTCGGACGATGGTCCGGACGGATCGTTGACCCTTCGGAACCCGACCCAGCCGATGGAACCACAGGCCACCGACGAACGTGACCGTGACGGCGCCGAGCCGGGCAATCCCGGAGACCCGGACGAGCCGAGCGATCGGGGGAAAACGAGCGACGCGGAGGGCGACGAATCCGAGGATGCGGCCGACGCCGGCGACGCGGGGGAAGAGGAGTCCGAGGATGCGGCCGACGCCGGCGACGCGGAGATCGATATGGACGAGTGGGGATTCGGATCGATCGAGGACGGCGGGTCGCGAGAATGA
- a CDS encoding DUF1405 domain-containing protein: MSRSDHTLLAALRDPTVRRRIRDRAAEEFLGDAGSLLATIGICALGVLVGGRFYVATMPAVPTLLWPLYADSPTALALVLLALAALLPTVGSGRPARETPTNRPLAYLQTLAFVWLVKYGLWPLAALNVHAGLYLGSPDALASYWGILVTHLLFVALALLLPAIGRTTRGALGLALGLSVCNDVLDYGLGFHPPLRYDPGLVLPVVTVAIGVVAVALANRSFRRLGE; this comes from the coding sequence GTGAGTCGATCGGACCACACCCTCCTCGCCGCGCTCCGCGACCCGACGGTCCGGCGCCGGATCCGCGACCGGGCCGCCGAGGAGTTCCTCGGCGACGCGGGGAGCCTCCTGGCGACGATCGGGATCTGCGCGCTCGGCGTGCTCGTTGGGGGTCGGTTCTACGTCGCGACGATGCCCGCGGTGCCGACGCTGCTGTGGCCGCTGTACGCGGATTCGCCGACCGCGCTGGCGCTCGTGCTGCTCGCGCTCGCCGCGCTCCTTCCGACCGTCGGGTCGGGCCGCCCGGCACGCGAGACGCCGACCAATCGGCCGCTCGCGTACCTGCAGACGCTCGCGTTCGTGTGGCTCGTCAAATACGGGCTCTGGCCGCTGGCCGCGTTGAACGTCCACGCCGGGCTCTACCTCGGGTCCCCGGACGCGCTGGCGTCATACTGGGGGATCCTGGTCACGCATCTGCTGTTCGTCGCGCTGGCACTCCTGCTGCCCGCGATCGGTCGAACCACCCGCGGGGCGCTGGGACTCGCGTTGGGGCTCTCGGTGTGTAACGACGTCCTCGATTACGGACTCGGGTTCCATCCCCCACTTCGATACGATCCCGGCCTCGTGCTGCCGGTCGTGACCGTCGCGATCGGCGTCGTCGCGGTCGCCCTCGCGAACCGGTCGTTCCGCCGGCTCGGGGAGTAA
- a CDS encoding Sec-independent protein translocase subunit TatA/TatB, which yields MVPSIPLFGPLPVGPELLIILLVLVLLFGANKIPKLARSTGQAMGEFKKGREEIEEELQEMQGDEDEEDETTTAGSTGADASADETSTDSTSSDATDEDDATETETESSSK from the coding sequence ATGGTACCTTCGATCCCACTGTTCGGCCCGCTTCCCGTCGGTCCCGAACTCCTCATCATCCTGCTCGTCCTCGTGCTGCTGTTCGGCGCGAACAAGATCCCGAAGCTCGCCCGCTCGACCGGCCAGGCGATGGGCGAGTTCAAGAAGGGGCGCGAGGAGATCGAGGAGGAGCTCCAGGAGATGCAGGGCGATGAGGACGAGGAGGATGAGACGACGACCGCCGGCTCGACGGGCGCGGACGCGTCCGCCGACGAGACGAGCACCGACTCGACGTCCTCGGACGCGACCGACGAGGACGACGCGACCGAGACCGAAACCGAATCGTCGTCGAAATAA
- a CDS encoding SDR family NAD(P)-dependent oxidoreductase, producing MLEAFEDALDFSDRVVCVTGAGQGIGEAVAAAFADAGAAVVVADVDVDAAETTAERIGSEYGTETLPVEVDVTEYDETLALVETAVAELGGLDVLVNNAGVAGAQRFRESDPEDWDRKIGVSLFGTLNCTHAALPELVDRSGVVINYASSSYRGNDPGLAVYGAAKAANRSFTKTLAREVGGDGVRVNCVCPGTVHTPATEAFVEQYADELLDAYALDRIGEPDDVASAVVFLASDAAEWITGETLHVDGGYLRR from the coding sequence ATGCTCGAGGCCTTCGAGGACGCGCTCGACTTCTCGGATCGCGTCGTCTGCGTCACGGGCGCCGGGCAGGGAATCGGGGAGGCCGTGGCGGCGGCGTTCGCCGATGCGGGCGCCGCGGTCGTCGTCGCGGACGTCGACGTCGACGCCGCCGAGACGACCGCCGAGCGGATCGGATCGGAGTACGGTACCGAGACGCTCCCGGTCGAGGTGGACGTCACGGAGTACGACGAGACACTGGCGCTGGTCGAGACCGCCGTCGCGGAGCTCGGCGGCCTGGACGTCCTCGTCAACAACGCGGGGGTCGCGGGGGCCCAGCGGTTCCGCGAGTCCGACCCCGAGGACTGGGACCGAAAGATCGGCGTCTCCCTGTTCGGAACGTTGAATTGCACTCACGCCGCGTTGCCGGAGCTCGTCGACCGGTCGGGCGTCGTCATCAACTACGCGAGCTCCTCCTACCGCGGCAACGACCCCGGGCTCGCGGTCTACGGCGCCGCGAAGGCGGCCAACCGGTCGTTCACCAAGACTCTCGCCAGGGAGGTCGGCGGTGACGGCGTCCGCGTGAACTGCGTCTGTCCCGGCACCGTCCACACCCCGGCAACCGAGGCGTTCGTCGAGCAGTACGCGGACGAGCTGCTGGACGCGTACGCGCTCGACCGGATCGGCGAGCCGGATGACGTCGCGTCCGCGGTCGTCTTCCTGGCGAGCGACGCCGCCGAGTGGATCACCGGCGAGACGCTCCACGTTGACGGCGGATATCTCCGTCGCTGA
- a CDS encoding enoyl-CoA hydratase/isomerase family protein, producing MSDPDYEAIAWSFDEDAGVGRIELDRPDAMNAIDGRMQRELIEGFRRFRRLEEDRTGVAVRAIVVSGAGDRAFSTGLDVGEMQSITDYGEKKRIPDGFHEMAETIERCEPPVIARIDGLCLGGGLEIALASDFRLASERSSFGQPEVNFGVLPGGGGAQRLSMIVGVSRAKELCMTGERIDAQQAAAEGIVDHVHPAAELAEAVESFVDSIVDKPPLAVRTIKEAADRTREVGFEEALQYGNRAWLSLSQTRDYDRAVEAFGTDADVEWEGR from the coding sequence ATGTCGGACCCCGACTACGAGGCGATCGCCTGGTCGTTCGACGAGGACGCCGGCGTTGGACGGATCGAACTCGATCGCCCGGACGCGATGAACGCGATCGACGGACGAATGCAACGGGAACTCATCGAGGGATTCCGGCGGTTTCGACGGCTCGAGGAGGACCGGACGGGCGTGGCCGTCCGCGCGATCGTCGTCTCGGGCGCCGGCGACCGGGCGTTCAGCACCGGCCTCGACGTCGGCGAGATGCAGTCGATCACCGACTACGGCGAGAAGAAGCGGATCCCGGACGGGTTCCACGAGATGGCGGAGACGATCGAGCGGTGCGAGCCGCCGGTGATCGCGCGGATCGACGGACTCTGTCTCGGCGGCGGCTTGGAGATCGCGCTCGCGTCCGACTTCCGACTCGCCAGCGAGCGGAGCTCGTTCGGCCAGCCCGAGGTCAACTTCGGTGTCCTTCCGGGCGGGGGCGGGGCACAGCGGCTATCGATGATCGTCGGCGTCAGCCGCGCGAAGGAGCTGTGTATGACCGGCGAACGGATCGACGCCCAGCAGGCCGCGGCGGAGGGGATCGTCGATCACGTTCACCCGGCCGCGGAACTTGCGGAGGCGGTCGAATCGTTCGTCGACTCGATCGTCGACAAGCCGCCGCTCGCGGTGCGAACGATCAAGGAGGCCGCCGACCGCACCCGCGAGGTCGGCTTCGAGGAGGCCCTCCAGTACGGCAACCGGGCGTGGCTGTCGCTCTCGCAGACGCGCGATTACGACCGGGCGGTCGAGGCGTTCGGTACCGATGCCGACGTCGAGTGGGAGGGACGGTAA